A region from the Corylus avellana chromosome ca7, CavTom2PMs-1.0 genome encodes:
- the LOC132187725 gene encoding calcium uniporter protein 2, mitochondrial-like — MAFRKTLAQRLFNITKVSTQTLANCRISSSTVRTRAPPDPDKASIVSDPGDGGIFRRFLHKRSASLEPVLRPLSVGENLMGKLKSMGIAQDRIRFDGLSPPPPAPTGPADGLTVEDARKLLRVAQLEAVKARLREIQKSWIPYSDFVRVCGEGSSDSDQGLRLAKTLDESGNVIVLGNVVFLRPDQVAKAIQSLIPIPGGNPDEPRRREELAEMEKQRAEIDKKVDAMVRRELWCGLGFVVAQTAGFMRLTFWELSWDVMEPICFYVTSMYCMAGYAFFLRTSKEPSFEGFYQSRFDAKQKRLMEAHNFDIARYNELRRACYQYQPNSSSSEQAAAASSAAPLFRNGHQKLEFSGLNQ, encoded by the exons ATGGCGTTTAGGAAAACCCTAGCACAGCGTCTCTTCAATATTACCAAGGTCTCGACCCAAACCCTCGCGAATTGCCGGATTTCCTCGTCGACTGTCCGGACCCGGGCTCCACCCGACCCGGATAAAGCCTCCATTGTTTCCGATCCCGGGGATGGCGGGATTTTCCGGCGCTTTCTCCACAAACGGTCAGCATCGTTAGAGCCGGTGCTCCGGCCGCTTTCCGTCGGGGAGAACCTAATGGGGAAGCTGAAGTCCATGGGCATTGCCCAGGACCGGATCCGGTTTGACGGTCTGAGCCCTCCTCCTCCGGCGCCGACCGGTCCGGCGGATGGGCTGACGGTGGAGGACGCGAGGAAGCTGCTGAGGGTGGCGCAATTGGAAGCTGTGAAAGCAAGGCTGAGAGAGATCCAGAAGAGCTGGATACCGTATTCGGACTTTGTTCGGGTCTGCGGAGAGGGCTCCTCGGATTCGGATCAGGGTCTCCGGTTGGCCAAGACGCTCGACGAGTCCGGAAACGTCATCGTCTTAGGGAACGTCGTGTTCCTCAGACCCGACCag GTGGCAAAAGCCATTCAAAGCCTTATTCCTATACCCGGAGGAAACCCAGATGAGCCAAGACGGCGGGAGGAGCTGGCGGAGATGGAGAAGCAGAGGGCGGAAATCGACAAAAAGGTTGATGCCATGGTTCGCCGGGAACTCTGGTGCGGGCTGGGGTTCGTGGTGGCGCAAACAGCCGGGTTCATGAGGCTCACATTTTGGGAACTCTCGTGGGATGTCATGGAGCCCATCTGCTTCTACGTCACCTCCATGTACTGCATGGCCGGCTATGCCTTCTTCCTCAGGACATCCAAAGAACCTTCCTTTGAAGGGTTCTATCAGAGCCGGTTCGACGCAAAGCAGAAGCGACTCATGGAGGCTCACAATTTTGACATTGCAAGGTACAACGAGCTCCGTAGAGCTTGTTATCAATATCAACCCAATTCATCGTCTTCAGAACAAGCAGCAGCAGCCTCTTCAGCTGCTCCATTGTTCAGAAATGGTCATCAAAAGCTTGAGTTTAGTGGTCTAAATCAATAA
- the LOC132186415 gene encoding UPF0496 protein At2g18630-like: MMGGKSSKKSGGDAPPAQLLQMNPNTQFTADLSSYEAACMLDPDLQSFDATIQERTSRVINSLATGVEVRSLSFGSLREVTNSLFEMDQEVVKVILECKRDIWNNQDLFSLVEDYFENSLKTLDFCTALENCLKRTRDNQLIIQLAVTHFEQEVEDGVDDGVKYMKTLQELRKFKAARDPFTEEFVVLFQSVYKQHVSMLEKLQLRKRKLDKKLKSMKTWRRVANVIFVAAFVSVLIFSVVAAAIAAPPLVTALAGALVVPIGSVGKWCNSLWKRYENALKGQREVISSMQVGTYITMKDLENIRLLVNKLEIQIESLLQNADFALREDEAVKLAMDEIKKKLEVFMDTIENLSEHADKCSRDIRRARTVILQRIIRHPTN; this comes from the coding sequence ATGATGGGAGGAAAATCAAGCAAGAAGAGTGGTGGTGATGCCCCGCCAGCCCAACTCCTCCAGATGAATCCCAATACCCAATTCACGGCCGATCTGAGCTCCTATGAGGCGGCGTGTATGCTCGATCCGGACTTACAATCCTTTGATGCCACCATCCAAGAGCGCACCAGCCGGGTTATCAACTCGCTTGCCACTGGGGTAGAGGTTCGGTCGTTATCTTTTGGCTCACTCAGAGAGGTCACCAATAGTCTCTTTGAGATGGACCAGGAAGTGGTGAAAGTCATTCTGGAGTGTAAGAGAGATATATGGAACAACCAAGACTTGTTCTCATTGGTGGAGGACTACTTTGAGAATAGTCTCAAGACACTGGACTTCTGTACTGCCCTTGAGAACTGCCTGAAGCGCACTCGTGATAACCAGTTGATAATTCAACTTGCGGTGACGCATTTTGAGCAAGAAGTAGAAGATGGGGTTGATGATGGGGTGAAGTACATGAAGACACTGCAAGAATTAAGGAAATTTAAGGCTGCTAGGGACCCATTTACGGAGGAGTTTGTTGTGTTGTTTCAATCAGTTTATAAGCAGCATGTATCGATGTTGGAAAAATTGCAGCTTAGAAAGAGAAAGCTAGATAAGAAATTGAAATCTATGAAGACGTGGAGGAGAGTGgcgaatgtcatttttgttgcTGCTTTTGTGTCTGTGCTGATTTTCTCGGTGGTGGCAGCTGCCATTGCAGCTCCACCCCTTGTAACAGCTTTGGCGGGTGCATTGGTTGTTCCAATAGGCTCAGTGGGAAAATGGTGTAACTCACTTTGGAAGCGCTATGAGAATGCACTGAAAGGACAAAGGGAGGTAATCAGCTCAATGCAGGTTGGAACTTACATTACAATGAAGGACTTGGAGAACATTCGGCTACTTGTCAACAAATTGGAAATTCAGATTGAGTCGCTCTTACAGAATGCTGATTTTGCTCTTAGAGAAGATGAGGCAGTGAAGCTTGCGATGGATGAGATCAAGAAGAAGCTGGAAGTATTTATGGATACCATTGAGAATTTAAGTGAGCATGCTGATAAGTGTAGCCGGGATATAAGGAGGGCGAGGACGGTGATTTTGCAGAGGATAATCAGACACCCAACTAACTGA
- the LOC132186414 gene encoding UPF0496 protein 1-like has protein sequence MGGIFSKNQFTDDMGCYEVACALDPDLQSFAVTLQERTNCVISSFAAEVNEPGSISFDAIREIIECLLEMHRDVANFNLKCKEDIWRNQELFSFVEDYFANSLKTLEFCIALENCLKRTRDKQLIIKLAVEHFEEEVKDGVDGVKHVKTLEELRKYKAAGDPFTEEFFVLLKSVYEQHVLMWEKLKVRKRELDKKLKSIKTCSRVLNVIFAAASISGLVLSLVAATIAAPHLVLALAGALTALGSAGVGKWFSSLLTRYEDDLKSQREVIRAMQVGTRITITDLRNIEALANKLEIEIKSILDIADFALREEDAVKLAIDEIKKKLDVFMKTIHQLSEAADRCGRDIRDARTIVLRTMFSRENI, from the coding sequence ATGGGAGGAATATTTAGCAAGAACCAATTCACGGATGATATGGGCTGCTATGAGGTGGCGTGTGCACTCGATCCGGACTTACAGTCCTTTGCTGTCACCCTCCAAGAGCGCACAAACTGTGTCATCAGCTCGTTTGCGGCAGAGGTTAATGAGCCTGGGTCCATTTCTTTTGATGCAATCAGAGAGATCATCGAATGTCTGCTTGAAATGCACCGGGACGTGGCCAATTTCAATCTGAAGTGCAAGGAAGATATATGGAGAAATCAAGAATTGTTCTCATTTGTGGAGGATTATTTTGCCAATAGTCTCAAGACATTGGAATTCTGTATAGCCCTAGAGAACTGCCTGAAGCGCACGCGTGATAAACAGTTGATAATTAAACTTGCTGTCGAGCATTTTGAGGAAGAAGTAAAAGATGGGGTCGATGGGGTAAAGCATGTGAAGACATTGGAAGAATTGAGGAAATATAAGGCTGCTGGAGACCCTTTTACTGAGGAGTTTTTTGTACTGCTTAAATCGGTTTATGAACAGCATGTATTGATGTGGGAAAAATTGAAGGTTAGGAAGAGAGAGCTAGATAAGAAATTGAAATCTATAAAGACGTGCAGCAGAGTGTTGAATGTCATTTTCGCTGCTGCTTCCATTTCTGGGTTGGTTCTCTCGTTGGTGGCAGCCACCATTGCAGCTCCACACCTTGTTTTAGCTTTGGCTGGTGCATTGACTGCATTAGGTTCTGCGGGTGTGGGAAAATGGTTTAGCTCACTTTTGACTCGATATGAGGATGATCTGAAAAGTCAAAGGGAGGTAATCCGCGCAATGCAGGTCGGCACTCGAATTACAATAACGGATTTGCGTAACATCGAGGCACTTGCCAACAAATTGGAAATTGAAATTAAGTCAATTCTGGACATTGCTGATTTTGCTCTTCGTGAAGAGGATGCAGTGAAGCTTGCCATAGATGAGATCAAGAAGAAGCTGGATGTGTTTATGAAAACTATTCATCAGTTAAGTGAGGCGGCTGATAGGTGTGGCCGGGATATAAGGGACGCGAGGACGATAGTTTTGAGAACCATGTTCAGCCGTGAAAATATCTGA
- the LOC132188245 gene encoding UPF0496 protein At2g18630-like encodes MGGICSKNQFSEFTADMSCYEVACALEEHTNCVISSFAAGVNEPGSVSFDAIREINKCLLEMHQDGANFNLKCKEDIWRNQELFSFVEDYFANSLKTLEFCIALENCLKHTRDKQLKIKLAVEHFEKEVEDGVDGVKHVKTLEELRKYKAAGDPFTEEFFVLFKSVYEQHELMWKKLQVRKSELDKKLKSIKTFSRVLNVIFAAALVYVLVFSVVAATIAIPPPVVALIGALTARLDSAVKWCSSLWTPYEDDLKRRREVIRAMKGGTRITITDLSNIEALANKLDIEIKSILYFADFALREEDALKLAIDEIKKLDVFMRTIHQLSEAADRCGQDIRHERTIVLRTMFSRENI; translated from the coding sequence ATGGGAGGAATATGTAGCAAGAACCAATTCAGTGAATTCACGGCCGATATGAGCTGCTATGAGGTGGCGTGTGCACTCGAAGAGCACACAAACTGCGTCATCAGCTCGTTTGCGGCAGGGGTTAATGAGCCTGGGTCCGTTTCTTTTGATGCAATCAGAGAGATCAACAAATGTCTGCTTGAAATGCACCAGGACGGGGCCAATTTCAATCTGAAGTGTAAGGAAGATATATGGAGAAATCAAGAATTGTTCTCATTTGTGGAGGATTATTTTGCCAATAGTCTCAAGACATTGGAATTCTGTATAGCCCTGGAGAACTGCCTGAAGCACACACGTGATAAACAGTTGAAAATTAAACTTGCTGTCGAGCATTTTGAGAAAGAAGTAGAAGATGGGGTCGATGGGGTAAAGCATGTGAAGACATTGGAAGAATTAAGGAAATATAAGGCTGCTGGAGACCCTTTTACTGAGGAGTTTTTTGTACTGTTTAAATCGGTTTATGAACAGCATGAATTGATGTGGAAAAAATTGCAGGTTAGGAAGAGCGAGCTAGATAAGAAATTGAAATCTATAAAGACGTTCAGCAGAGTGTTGAATGTCATTTTCGCTGCTGCTTTAGTTTATGTGTTGGTTTTCTCGGTGGTGGCGGCCACCATTGCAATTCCACCCCCTGTAGTAGCTTTGATTGGTGCATTGACAGCTCGATTGGATTCTGCGGTAAAATGGTGTAGCTCACTTTGGACTCCATATGAGGATGATCTGAAAAGACGAAGGGAGGTAATCCGCGCAATGAAGGGTGGCACTCGAATTACAATAACGGATTTGAGTAACATCGAGGCACTTGCCAACAAATTGGATATTGAAATTAAGTCAATTCTGTACTTTGCTGATTTTGCTCTTCGTGAAGAGGATGCACTGAAGCTTGCTATAGATGAGATCAAGAAGCTGGATGTGTTTATGAGAACTATTCATCAGTTAAGTGAGGCGGCTGATAGGTGTGGCCAGGATATAAGGCACGAGAGGACCATAGTTTTGAGAACAATGTTCAGCCGTGAAAATATCTGA